A section of the Telopea speciosissima isolate NSW1024214 ecotype Mountain lineage chromosome 3, Tspe_v1, whole genome shotgun sequence genome encodes:
- the LOC122656908 gene encoding squamosa promoter-binding-like protein 16 isoform X2 has product MMRRGERGKEERVEEETGKGYMDWDLKTPSWDLAELEREAMAPLVGSSNFGGQKSKGDCLVDLKLGRLGDFGDGSLDKSKDQRISTMVSSSSSSSSSSSKRARAPGNVTQTASCSVDGCTSDLSNCRDYHRRHKVCEVHSKTPTVMVGGQAQRFCQQCSRFHVLAEFDEVKRSCRKRLDGHNRRRRKPQPESLSVNSGNFLSNHQVSAAWTGVVKTEEDATICNRHFINRQNLFAGSFSHSYKGAGKQFPFMQSNATTLSNQNCPDASVCQAPLNTIASSQSEGGRKMFSNGLSRVHDSDCALSLLSSQSTQTSGVSLNHMVHPESIPMARPLVPGLQYSGLGLYSSGGMEDEQMGSVLVTDAGDAELHCQGFFHVGSDGPSQNVGQQTLPFAWE; this is encoded by the exons ATGatgaggaggggagagagagggaaagaagaaagagtagAAGAAGAGACAGGAAAAGGTTATATGGACTGGGATTTGAAGACGCCTTCGTGGGATTTAGCGGAATTGGAGAGGGAAGCCATGGCCCCACTGGTTGGGTCTAGTAACTTTGGGGGCCAGAAGTCTAAAGGGGATTGCTTGGTTGATTTGAAGCTTGGAAGGTTGGGTGATTTCGGGGATGGTTCTTTGGACAAGTCGAAGGACCAGAGGATCTCGACAATggtgtcatcatcatcatcatcatcatcaagttctTCGAAGAGGGCTCGGGCGCCTGGTAATGTAACCCAGACGGCGTCGTGTTCGGTTGATGGGTGCACGTCCGACCTTAGTAACTGCAGAGACTATCATAGGCGCCATAAAGTGTGCGAGGTCCACTCTAAGACACCGACGGTGATGGTAGGAGGCCAGGCGCAGCGCTTCTGTCAGCAGTGCAGCAG GTTCCATGTGTTAGCGGAATTTGATGAGGTGAAGAGAAGCTGTAGGAAACGTCTTGATGGGCATAACCGGCGACGAAGAAAGCCTCAGCCAGAATCCCTGTCTGTGAATTCTGGAAACTTCTTGTCCAATCACCAAG TGAGTGCAGCATGGACTGGGGTGGTCAAAACTGAGGAAGATGCTACAATTTGTAACCGCCACTTCATCAACAGACAAAATTTATTTGCTGGGTCCTTCTCTCACAGCTACAAAGGAGCGGGGAAGCAATTCCCCTTCATGCAAAGTAATGCCACCACACTATCAAATCAAAATTGCCCAGATGCTTCTGTTTGCCAGGCACCTCTTAATACCATTGCCTCATCACAGAGTGAGGGTGGTAGGAAAATGTTCTCCAATGGGTTAAGTAGAGTCCATGACTCAGATTgtgctctctctcttctgtcaTCACAGTCAACACAGACTTCAGGGGTCAGTCTGAATCACATGGTGCATCCGGAATCCATCCCTATGGCTCGGCCGCTAGTTCCAGGTCTGCAGTACAGTGGTCTAGGTCTGTATTCCTCAGGGGGAATGGAGGATGAGCAGATGGGTTCAGTTTTGGTTACTGATGCCGGTGATGCTGAGCTCCATTGCCAGGGGTTCTTTCATGTGGGATCTGATGGACCCTCCCAAAATGTGGGACAGCAGACACTCCCTTTCGCTTGGGAGTAG
- the LOC122656908 gene encoding squamosa promoter-binding-like protein 16 isoform X1 encodes MMRRGERGKEERVEEETGKGYMDWDLKTPSWDLAELEREAMAPLVGSSNFGGQKSKGDCLVDLKLGRLGDFGDGSLDKSKDQRISTMVSSSSSSSSSSSKRARAPGNVTQTASCSVDGCTSDLSNCRDYHRRHKVCEVHSKTPTVMVGGQAQRFCQQCSRFHVLAEFDEVKRSCRKRLDGHNRRRRKPQPESLSVNSGNFLSNHQGCCHLPSPQIFPTTSVVSAAWTGVVKTEEDATICNRHFINRQNLFAGSFSHSYKGAGKQFPFMQSNATTLSNQNCPDASVCQAPLNTIASSQSEGGRKMFSNGLSRVHDSDCALSLLSSQSTQTSGVSLNHMVHPESIPMARPLVPGLQYSGLGLYSSGGMEDEQMGSVLVTDAGDAELHCQGFFHVGSDGPSQNVGQQTLPFAWE; translated from the exons ATGatgaggaggggagagagagggaaagaagaaagagtagAAGAAGAGACAGGAAAAGGTTATATGGACTGGGATTTGAAGACGCCTTCGTGGGATTTAGCGGAATTGGAGAGGGAAGCCATGGCCCCACTGGTTGGGTCTAGTAACTTTGGGGGCCAGAAGTCTAAAGGGGATTGCTTGGTTGATTTGAAGCTTGGAAGGTTGGGTGATTTCGGGGATGGTTCTTTGGACAAGTCGAAGGACCAGAGGATCTCGACAATggtgtcatcatcatcatcatcatcatcaagttctTCGAAGAGGGCTCGGGCGCCTGGTAATGTAACCCAGACGGCGTCGTGTTCGGTTGATGGGTGCACGTCCGACCTTAGTAACTGCAGAGACTATCATAGGCGCCATAAAGTGTGCGAGGTCCACTCTAAGACACCGACGGTGATGGTAGGAGGCCAGGCGCAGCGCTTCTGTCAGCAGTGCAGCAG GTTCCATGTGTTAGCGGAATTTGATGAGGTGAAGAGAAGCTGTAGGAAACGTCTTGATGGGCATAACCGGCGACGAAGAAAGCCTCAGCCAGAATCCCTGTCTGTGAATTCTGGAAACTTCTTGTCCAATCACCAAG GTTGTTGCCATTTACCTAGTCCACAAATATTTCCCACAACTTCTGTAGTGAGTGCAGCATGGACTGGGGTGGTCAAAACTGAGGAAGATGCTACAATTTGTAACCGCCACTTCATCAACAGACAAAATTTATTTGCTGGGTCCTTCTCTCACAGCTACAAAGGAGCGGGGAAGCAATTCCCCTTCATGCAAAGTAATGCCACCACACTATCAAATCAAAATTGCCCAGATGCTTCTGTTTGCCAGGCACCTCTTAATACCATTGCCTCATCACAGAGTGAGGGTGGTAGGAAAATGTTCTCCAATGGGTTAAGTAGAGTCCATGACTCAGATTgtgctctctctcttctgtcaTCACAGTCAACACAGACTTCAGGGGTCAGTCTGAATCACATGGTGCATCCGGAATCCATCCCTATGGCTCGGCCGCTAGTTCCAGGTCTGCAGTACAGTGGTCTAGGTCTGTATTCCTCAGGGGGAATGGAGGATGAGCAGATGGGTTCAGTTTTGGTTACTGATGCCGGTGATGCTGAGCTCCATTGCCAGGGGTTCTTTCATGTGGGATCTGATGGACCCTCCCAAAATGTGGGACAGCAGACACTCCCTTTCGCTTGGGAGTAG
- the LOC122656906 gene encoding F-box/LRR-repeat protein At5g63520 isoform X2, whose amino-acid sequence MDEVTSSKKAMEGAKKGRCLASIGEDIFRDILSRLPASSFASAACVSCSWNRLCNQILSRPKLLSALSLNPLLELAVKEVIDKVLAEPIRPHFAIACVGPKFCLKKTHRLVTKSLSFRIPIVVSQGPGIIGSDAVSNEFREVKWVKGDWEAVNSQRNINRGIVLIVGFVPGLKVSAIPLLRPMDVAPPVSLIDKFVMDIKDYVASVSGCTSPAAILMFGGQHSDMKPVLDKMDYAFSEETVVAGNECGCFLYSSGTDFEVIGGSKEYFSCKNTENHIYQNHKCGAVAIVFAKDRGNSPGDGEIHFHLALLTGVSSVGPTYKGASVRVTKEKESTWLTARREGSNEKLDGRRILDDIDDEIQSGDLYIGVTRRRKCFIGSEKGRLVSSLAFHEIQDGDEEYLYVKGDGIKTGDSFCFYHPNPEAALTIRDNIYEEFRNLKQDWGSEGCHLVNGAVASGDRKEVCGGLIFSCYGRGESFFGRQHVDSSVFLENFPGAPLAGMFCFGEIGRGSTILNRNDIENQNSRCCLHVYSTVCFIMVHTMKSLGR is encoded by the exons ATGGACGAGGTTACGTCATCTAAGAAGGCGATGGAAGGAGCGAAGAAGGGCCGATGCTTAGCTTCAATCGGAGAAGACATTTTTCGAGACATCCTCTCGAGGCTCCCTGCCTCATCCTTCGCGTCCGCCGCCTGCGTTAGCTGCTCCTGGAACCGTCTCTGCAACCAAATCCTTTCTCGCCCCAAGCTCCTATCTGCTCTCTCTCTTAACCCCCTTCTCGAG CTTGCTGTAAAAGAGGTTATCGATAAGGTTCTGGCAGAGCCAATTCGACCACATTTCGCCATTGCCTGTGTTGGCCCGAAATTCTGCCTCAAGAAGACCCATCGGCTT GTTACGAAAAGTTTGAGCTTCCGAATCCCAATTGTCGTTTCTCAAGGTCCTGGTATCATCGGTAGCGATGCTGTCTCCAACGAATTTAGAGAG GTTAAATGGGTGAAAGGGGATTGGGAAGCAGTGAATTCACAGCGAAACATCAATCGTGGAATCGTTCTGATTGTTGGATTCGTGCCAGGATTAAAAGTCAGTGCCATTCCTTTGTTGCGACCAATGGAT GTGGCTCCTCCAGTCTCCTTAATCGACAAATTTGTGATGGACATTAAAGACTATGTGGCCTCTGTATCTGGTTGCACCTCCCCGGCAGCAATTTTGATGTTTGGA GGTCAACATTCTGACATGAAACCTGTTCTCGATAAAATGG ACTATGCCTTCTCTGAAGAAACTGTCGTTGCGGGTAATGAGTGTGGTTGCTTCTTATATAGCAGTGGAACTGATTTTGAAGTCATTGGTGGGAGCAAAGAATACTTTTCATGCAAGAATACTGAAAATCATATATATCAAAATCACAAATGCGGTGCTGTTGCTATAGTCTTTGCTAAGGATAGAGGCAATTCTCCTG GTGATGGGGAAATTCACTTTCATCTTGCATTGTTAACTGGTGTGTCCTCTGTGGGTCCTACTTACAAAGGGGCTTCAGTTAGagtaacaaaagaaaaagaatctaCATGGCTTACCGCGAGAAGAGAAGGGTCCAATGAGAAGCTTGATGGTCGAAGAATTCTAGATGATATTGATGATGAG ATCCAAAGTGGTGATTTGTATATTGGGgttacaagaagaagaaaatgtttCATTGGCTCAGAGAAAGGGAGATTGGTTTCGTCCTTGGCATTTCATGAAATTCAAGA CGGAGATGAGGAGTACCTTTATGTCAAAGGTGATGGAATTAAAACTGGGGACTCCTTCTGTTTTTACCATCCAAATCCTGAAGCCGCTTTAACAATACGTGATAACATCTACGAGGAATTTAGAAATTTGAAGCAGGATTGGGGGTCGGAAGGTTGCCATCTTGTGAATGGAGCCGTTGCCAGTGGTGATAGGAAGGAAGTTTGTGGGGGTCTCATCTTCTCTTGTTATGGTCGTGGTGAGTCCTTTTTCGGGCGCCAACATGTTGATAGCTCAGTATTTTTGGAGAACTTCCCTGGGGCACCATTGGCAGGGATGTTTTGCTTTGGGGAAATCGGACGTGGTTCTACTATCTTGAATAGAAATGATATTGAAAATCAAAACTCTAGATGTTGTCTACACGTTTATAGCACAGTTTGTTTCATTATGGTGCATACTATGAAATCTTTGGGACGTTAG
- the LOC122656906 gene encoding F-box/LRR-repeat protein At5g63520 isoform X1, protein MDEVTSSKKAMEGAKKGRCLASIGEDIFRDILSRLPASSFASAACVSCSWNRLCNQILSRPKLLSALSLNPLLELAVKEVIDKVLAEPIRPHFAIACVGPKFCLKKTHRLVTKSLSFRIPIVVSQGPGIIGSDAVSNEFREVKWVKGDWEAVNSQRNINRGIVLIVGFVPGLKVSAIPLLRPMDVRMLNVAPPVSLIDKFVMDIKDYVASVSGCTSPAAILMFGGQHSDMKPVLDKMDYAFSEETVVAGNECGCFLYSSGTDFEVIGGSKEYFSCKNTENHIYQNHKCGAVAIVFAKDRGNSPGDGEIHFHLALLTGVSSVGPTYKGASVRVTKEKESTWLTARREGSNEKLDGRRILDDIDDEIQSGDLYIGVTRRRKCFIGSEKGRLVSSLAFHEIQDGDEEYLYVKGDGIKTGDSFCFYHPNPEAALTIRDNIYEEFRNLKQDWGSEGCHLVNGAVASGDRKEVCGGLIFSCYGRGESFFGRQHVDSSVFLENFPGAPLAGMFCFGEIGRGSTILNRNDIENQNSRCCLHVYSTVCFIMVHTMKSLGR, encoded by the exons ATGGACGAGGTTACGTCATCTAAGAAGGCGATGGAAGGAGCGAAGAAGGGCCGATGCTTAGCTTCAATCGGAGAAGACATTTTTCGAGACATCCTCTCGAGGCTCCCTGCCTCATCCTTCGCGTCCGCCGCCTGCGTTAGCTGCTCCTGGAACCGTCTCTGCAACCAAATCCTTTCTCGCCCCAAGCTCCTATCTGCTCTCTCTCTTAACCCCCTTCTCGAG CTTGCTGTAAAAGAGGTTATCGATAAGGTTCTGGCAGAGCCAATTCGACCACATTTCGCCATTGCCTGTGTTGGCCCGAAATTCTGCCTCAAGAAGACCCATCGGCTT GTTACGAAAAGTTTGAGCTTCCGAATCCCAATTGTCGTTTCTCAAGGTCCTGGTATCATCGGTAGCGATGCTGTCTCCAACGAATTTAGAGAG GTTAAATGGGTGAAAGGGGATTGGGAAGCAGTGAATTCACAGCGAAACATCAATCGTGGAATCGTTCTGATTGTTGGATTCGTGCCAGGATTAAAAGTCAGTGCCATTCCTTTGTTGCGACCAATGGATGTAAGAATGCTGAAC GTGGCTCCTCCAGTCTCCTTAATCGACAAATTTGTGATGGACATTAAAGACTATGTGGCCTCTGTATCTGGTTGCACCTCCCCGGCAGCAATTTTGATGTTTGGA GGTCAACATTCTGACATGAAACCTGTTCTCGATAAAATGG ACTATGCCTTCTCTGAAGAAACTGTCGTTGCGGGTAATGAGTGTGGTTGCTTCTTATATAGCAGTGGAACTGATTTTGAAGTCATTGGTGGGAGCAAAGAATACTTTTCATGCAAGAATACTGAAAATCATATATATCAAAATCACAAATGCGGTGCTGTTGCTATAGTCTTTGCTAAGGATAGAGGCAATTCTCCTG GTGATGGGGAAATTCACTTTCATCTTGCATTGTTAACTGGTGTGTCCTCTGTGGGTCCTACTTACAAAGGGGCTTCAGTTAGagtaacaaaagaaaaagaatctaCATGGCTTACCGCGAGAAGAGAAGGGTCCAATGAGAAGCTTGATGGTCGAAGAATTCTAGATGATATTGATGATGAG ATCCAAAGTGGTGATTTGTATATTGGGgttacaagaagaagaaaatgtttCATTGGCTCAGAGAAAGGGAGATTGGTTTCGTCCTTGGCATTTCATGAAATTCAAGA CGGAGATGAGGAGTACCTTTATGTCAAAGGTGATGGAATTAAAACTGGGGACTCCTTCTGTTTTTACCATCCAAATCCTGAAGCCGCTTTAACAATACGTGATAACATCTACGAGGAATTTAGAAATTTGAAGCAGGATTGGGGGTCGGAAGGTTGCCATCTTGTGAATGGAGCCGTTGCCAGTGGTGATAGGAAGGAAGTTTGTGGGGGTCTCATCTTCTCTTGTTATGGTCGTGGTGAGTCCTTTTTCGGGCGCCAACATGTTGATAGCTCAGTATTTTTGGAGAACTTCCCTGGGGCACCATTGGCAGGGATGTTTTGCTTTGGGGAAATCGGACGTGGTTCTACTATCTTGAATAGAAATGATATTGAAAATCAAAACTCTAGATGTTGTCTACACGTTTATAGCACAGTTTGTTTCATTATGGTGCATACTATGAAATCTTTGGGACGTTAG
- the LOC122656910 gene encoding uncharacterized protein LOC122656910 has product MALTNFILTVAGVGAVVLLFRSDVKHSAAIFRRNVRQIRQWLEEESSSTSKAAEKVKHKELESQVPQKDVNKEGKH; this is encoded by the exons ATGGCCTTaacgaacttcatccttacAGTGGCGGGTGTGGGTGCCGTTGTTCTACTCTTCAGGAGCGATGTCAAGCACTCTGCGGCAATCTTCAGACGCAACGTTCGTCAGATTCGCCAGTGGCTTGAAGAAgaatcttcttctacttctaa GGCAGCAGAAAAAGTGAAGCATAAGGAATTGGAATCTCAAGTTCCTCAAAAAGATGTAAACAAGGAGGGCAAACACTAG
- the LOC122656909 gene encoding gamma carbonic anhydrase-like 1, mitochondrial, producing the protein MAALSRLSRRVLSCSLSSTSLAAFRGLSTDAAKVATTANATDRVKWDYRGQRKIIPLGQWVPKIAVDAYVAPNVVLAGQVTVNDGSSVWNGSVLRGDLNKITIGFCSNVQERCVLHAAWSSPTGLPAETSIERFVTIGGYCLLRSCTIEPECIIGQHSILMEGSLMETHSILEAGSVVPPGRRIPTGELWAGNPARFVRSLTHEETLEIPKLAVAINDLSKSYFSEFLPYSTVYLEVEKLKKSFGIPI; encoded by the exons atggcagCGCTGTCTCGTCTGTCCAGAAGAGTTCTAAGTTGCAGTCTCTCATCTACATCTCTGGCGGCCTTTCGTGGTCTTTCCACTGATGCGGCGAAAGTAGCAACGACTGCAAATGCGACTGATAGAGTGAAATGGGACTATAGAGGGCAGAGGAAAATAATCCCGTTGGGGCAATGGGTTCCCAAGATTGCCGTCGATGCCTACGTCGCCCCGAACGTCGTTCTAGCTGGCCAAGTCACTGTTAACGACGGATCTTCCGTTTGGAACGGATCAGTTCTTCGCGGTGACCTCAACAAAATCACGATTGGTTTCTGCTCTAATGTGCAGGAGCGATGCGTTCTCCATGCCGCTTGGTCGTCTCCCACAG GACTACCAGCAGAGACATCTATTGAAAGATTTGTGACAATTGGGGGTTATTGTCTTTTACGGTCATGCACAATTGAGCCAGAGTGTATCATTGGACAGCACTCCATACTCATGGAAGGTTCATTGATGGAGACACATTCTATTCTTGAAGCTGGTTCCGTAGTTCCCCCGGGCAGGAGAATTCCAACTGGTGAACTTTGGGCAGGGAACCCTGCAAGGTTTGTTAGAAGTCTGACCCATGAAGAGACCTTGGAGATTCCTAAACTTGCGGTTGCAATCAATGATCTGAGCAAAAGCTACTTCTCAGAGTTCCTTCCTTATTCTACAGTGTATTTGGAAGTTGAGAAGCTTAAGAAGTCTTTCGGGATCCCTATCTAA